One Pseudobacteroides sp. genomic region harbors:
- the folK gene encoding 2-amino-4-hydroxy-6-hydroxymethyldihydropteridine diphosphokinase, which translates to MSDTIYIALGSNMGNREKNIEAAIDRIGKVEGTRIVSMSSLYETEPVGYLDQGRFLNAAARIESTLSPLDLLKRLQEVERDLGRVRDIQWGPRTIDIDILLYGDLEMDLPELTIPHPRMEVRAFVLVPLKDVYEIKLINGKDINVLIDNCDDRNDVKLYRCEVSE; encoded by the coding sequence ATGAGTGATACGATATACATTGCTTTAGGTTCTAATATGGGAAACAGAGAAAAAAATATAGAAGCTGCTATTGATAGAATAGGGAAAGTGGAAGGTACTCGTATAGTAAGCATGTCATCACTGTATGAGACTGAGCCTGTAGGCTATTTGGATCAAGGAAGATTTCTGAATGCTGCAGCAAGGATTGAGTCTACGCTATCTCCCCTTGATTTGTTAAAAAGGCTTCAGGAGGTAGAGAGGGACCTTGGCAGGGTAAGGGATATTCAATGGGGACCTAGGACTATAGATATAGACATACTTTTATATGGTGATTTGGAAATGGACCTGCCGGAGCTTACAATACCTCATCCAAGGATGGAAGTAAGGGCTTTTGTACTTGTACCCCTTAAGGATGTGTATGAGATAAAGCTTATTAATGGTAAGGATATTAATGTTTTAATAGATAACTGCGATGATAGAAACGATGTAAAATTGTATAGGTGTGAGGTGAGTGAATAA
- the folB gene encoding dihydroneopterin aldolase, producing MDKIIMKNLRFYGYHGVLPEEQEDGQNFIVDLEMYLGLHKAGCSDDIKDTVDYSRVYGIIKEITESNKFRLVEKLAESISREIMSIYKEIEKISVTVKKPEAPIDGDFDWVGVQILRSRNE from the coding sequence ATGGATAAAATAATTATGAAAAACCTTAGATTTTACGGATATCATGGAGTTTTGCCGGAGGAGCAGGAGGATGGGCAAAACTTTATCGTAGATTTGGAAATGTATTTAGGTCTACATAAAGCAGGGTGTTCCGACGATATAAAAGATACTGTAGACTATTCGAGAGTATATGGTATTATTAAAGAAATAACAGAATCAAACAAATTTCGACTTGTAGAAAAATTGGCTGAAAGTATTTCCAGGGAAATAATGTCGATATATAAGGAAATAGAAAAGATCTCAGTCACCGTTAAAAAGCCGGAAGCACCTATTGATGGCGACTTTGACTGGGTTGGAGTACAGATATTGAGGAGTAGGAATGAGTGA
- the folP gene encoding dihydropteroate synthase, producing MKKPEVFICRNKSLPIGKKTYVMGILNITPDSFSDGGRYYSIDDAINRAREMILSGADIIDVGGESTRPGFMPVEPIEEIKRVVPIIERLVSEFDIPISIDTSKSVVAREALKAGAHIINDIWGLQADDNMASVAAEFGAGVVMMHNRENKEYTSLMTDIIEFLKQSIKIGEQAGIKRNSMAVDPGIGFGKTFNHNLEVMKNLEKLEVLGLPVLLGTSRKSFIGNVLDLPVEDRVEGTGATVAIGIAYGADIVRVHDVKEMARTSRMADAIVRR from the coding sequence ATGAAAAAACCGGAAGTTTTTATTTGCAGGAACAAGAGCCTTCCTATAGGTAAGAAAACATATGTTATGGGTATACTTAATATTACTCCCGATTCCTTCTCGGATGGGGGCAGGTATTATTCTATAGATGATGCAATAAATAGAGCAAGGGAAATGATCTTAAGCGGAGCAGATATAATAGATGTAGGAGGAGAATCCACCAGGCCCGGATTTATGCCGGTTGAACCCATTGAGGAAATAAAAAGGGTTGTGCCTATAATAGAGAGGCTTGTAAGTGAGTTTGACATACCCATATCTATAGATACCTCCAAATCAGTTGTTGCAAGGGAGGCCTTAAAGGCAGGAGCACATATTATAAACGATATATGGGGACTTCAGGCAGATGATAATATGGCTTCCGTTGCGGCAGAGTTTGGTGCAGGTGTTGTGATGATGCATAACCGGGAAAATAAGGAATATACTAGCCTTATGACGGACATTATTGAATTTTTAAAGCAAAGCATAAAAATTGGAGAACAGGCAGGTATTAAGAGAAATTCAATGGCTGTAGATCCGGGAATTGGATTTGGAAAGACCTTCAATCACAACCTTGAGGTTATGAAAAACCTAGAAAAGTTGGAGGTTTTAGGGTTGCCTGTACTTCTTGGAACCTCAAGGAAATCTTTTATAGGTAATGTTTTGGATTTGCCTGTTGAGGACAGGGTTGAGGGTACAGGGGCCACTGTTGCAATCGGGATTGCTTATGGAGCGGATATTGTAAGGGTCCATGATGTGAAGGAAATGGCAAGGACTTCCAGAATGGCTGATGCAATTGTTAGGAGGTAA
- a CDS encoding iron-containing alcohol dehydrogenase family protein has translation MNKFKFQSGTKVFFGANCLFDNKSEVTRLGKKAFIVTGKTSGIKSGALTDIISMLNEANIEYQIFDKIENNPSLENVKEGGAACRQSKADFIVGIGGGSPLDAAKAIAILAVNDIEPIQLIKNQFTQKPLPIAAIPTTAGTGSEVTAASILTIPEYETKMSFVHEDVFPKAAFLDAKYTESMTRDIAVNTAIDAMSHAIEGYLNKIASTMSDVFALEALEIFGACIENLCEEKFDSETREKLLYASMLAGLTIAQTGTTIAHGMGYSLTYFKDIPHGKANGLLLAEYLRYNNEAAQGRVQAVLKALNLISIDDFEKIMNRLIRNDIDFTREELKKYSSLAVKQKSTAKNLRSTSEEDMYRIMEKSLIDRGTH, from the coding sequence ATGAATAAATTTAAATTTCAATCAGGCACCAAAGTGTTTTTTGGTGCAAATTGCTTATTTGATAATAAAAGCGAAGTTACCAGGCTTGGGAAAAAGGCCTTTATAGTGACAGGCAAGACATCCGGCATCAAAAGCGGTGCTTTGACAGATATAATAAGTATGCTTAATGAGGCAAATATAGAATATCAAATATTTGATAAAATAGAGAACAATCCTTCCTTGGAAAATGTAAAAGAGGGCGGGGCTGCGTGCAGACAGTCTAAAGCGGATTTTATAGTGGGGATTGGCGGAGGGTCGCCCTTAGATGCAGCAAAGGCCATTGCCATACTGGCTGTCAACGATATTGAGCCCATCCAGCTAATAAAAAACCAATTTACACAAAAACCGCTGCCAATTGCAGCAATACCTACTACTGCAGGAACCGGAAGCGAAGTTACGGCCGCTTCTATACTGACAATTCCTGAGTATGAGACAAAGATGAGCTTTGTCCATGAGGATGTATTTCCAAAGGCTGCATTCCTTGATGCTAAATATACTGAAAGCATGACAAGGGATATTGCAGTTAATACGGCTATTGACGCCATGTCCCATGCTATTGAAGGCTACCTCAACAAGATTGCCAGTACCATGAGTGATGTATTTGCATTGGAGGCACTTGAGATTTTTGGTGCATGCATTGAAAACCTTTGTGAAGAAAAGTTTGACAGTGAAACAAGGGAGAAGCTTCTATATGCATCAATGCTAGCGGGCCTTACTATTGCACAAACTGGTACTACCATTGCCCACGGAATGGGTTATTCTCTGACATATTTCAAAGATATTCCCCATGGAAAAGCCAATGGATTACTACTTGCCGAATATCTGAGGTATAATAATGAAGCGGCACAGGGTAGGGTTCAGGCTGTTTTGAAGGCTTTAAACCTTATAAGCATTGACGATTTTGAAAAGATTATGAATAGGCTTATCAGAAATGATATTGATTTCACACGGGAGGAACTAAAAAAGTATTCCTCACTGGCGGTGAAACAGAAGAGTACAGCTAAAAATCTACGCAGCACAAGCGAGGAAGATATGTATAGAATAATGGAAAAAAGCCTTATAGATAGGGGTACACATTAA